From Uloborus diversus isolate 005 chromosome 8, Udiv.v.3.1, whole genome shotgun sequence, a single genomic window includes:
- the LOC129227686 gene encoding zinc finger protein 271-like, translated as MRVHTGEYTCEQCSKSFSQFSLLVSHTETHTGQKPYSCNHCSKFFSSTASLKAHVKLHTDQKSYTCDQCSKSFSTFFGLKEHGRIHTGEKPYVCEHCSMAYSHALSLKLHMVSHTGQKRYSCEYCSKAFATSSTLKKHLVVHTGEKRYSCKHCSKTFSQSGGLNMHLKLHTGEKPHICEYCSKAFARASNLKEHYIVHTGEKPHSCEQCSKTFSHSSRLKSHMKVHTGEYKCEQCPKSFPVFSRLLSHMRVHTGERPYTCEHCSKAFTNSASLKAHVKLHTNQKAYSCDRCSKSFSTFFGLKEHVRVHSGEKPYVCKHCPTAFSHALSLKLHMVSHTGQKPYKCEHCLKAFPTASRLKEHLVVHTGEKPYACEHCSKRFTQSGNLGKHMKLHKDS; from the coding sequence ATGAGAGTCCATACTGGTGAGTATACGTGTGAGCAATGctcaaagtcattttctcaattttcGCTATTGGTTTCGCATACGGAAACCCATACTGGCCAAAAACCATATTCCTGTAaccattgctcaaaatttttttctagtaCAGCAAGCTTAAAAGCTCATGTCAAGCTCCATACTGATCAGAAATCATATACGTGTGATCAGTGTTCAAAGTCGTTTTCTACATTTTTTGGCTTAAAAGAGCATGGTAGGATCCATACCGGCGAAAAGCCCTATGTGTGTGAGCATTGCTCAATGGCATATTCACATGCTCTAAGCTTAAAGTTACATATGGTATCGCACACTGGCCAAAAACGGTATTCCTGTGAATATTGCTCAAAAGCATTTGCAACATCTTCGACACTAAAAAAACACTTGGTTGTGCATACTGGCGAAAAGCGCTATTCGTGTAAACATTGTTCCAAGACGTTTTCTCAATCTGGAGGTTTAAATATGCATTTGAAACTCCATACAGGCGAGAAACCACATATCTGTGAATATTGCTCGAAGGCATTTGCTAGAGCTTCAAACCTAAAAGAACATTATATTgttcatactggcgaaaagccccATTCGTGCGAACAATGCTCGAAGACATTTTCTCATAGTTCACGACTAAAGTCACATATGAAAGTGCATACTGGTGAGTATAAGTGTGAGCAATGCCCAAAGTCATTTCCTGTCTTTTCGCGATTGCTTTCGCATATGAGAGTTCATACCGGGGAAAGACCATATAcatgtgaacattgctcaaaagcatttACTAATTCTGCAAGCTTAAAAGCACATGTTAAACTCCATACTAATCAAAAAGCATATTCGTGTGATCGCTGTTCAAAgtcattttctacattttttggtCTGAAAGAACATGTACGAGTCCATAGTGGCGAAAAGCCCTATGTGTGTAAACACTGCCCAACGGCATTTTCACATGCTCTAAGCTTAAAGTTACATATGGTATCACACACCGGCCAAAAACCATATAAGTGTGAACACTGCTTAAAGGCATTTCCTACAGCTTCAAGGCTAAAAGAACACTTGGTTgttcatactggcgaaaagccctatgcgtgtgaacattgttcaaagaggTTTACTCAATCTGGAAATTTAGGGAAACATATGAAACTCCATAAGGATTCATAA
- the LOC129227687 gene encoding zinc finger protein 271-like: MAFSNALSLKIHMVSHTGQNPYKCEFCLKAFPTASGLKIHLVVHTGEKPYACEHCSKTFTQSGNLKTHLKLHTGEKPFTCKHCSKAFARAAHLKEHYIVHTGEKPYSCELCFKTFSLPSHLKAHMKVHTGEYSCEQCSKSFSTSSKLHTHMRVHTGERPYSCDHCSKTFCASAGLKAHVKVHTDKKAYSCDQCSKSFSTFSSLKSHVRIHSGEKPYVCEHCSTAFSNALSLKLHIVSHTGEKRYSCECCSKAFPTASRLKEHLVVHTGEKPYACEYCEKAFTQSGNLKTHLKLHTGEKPHICEYCSKAFSKAANLKEHYIVHTRKKPYACEQCSKSFFKPSGLKTHMKVHAGEKPHS, translated from the coding sequence ATGGCATTTTCAAATGCTCTAAGCCTGAAGATACATATGGTATCACATACTGGCCAAAATCCGTATAAGTGTGAATTCTGCTTAAAAGCATTTCCTACAGCTTCAGGACTAAAAATACACTTAGttgtccatactggcgaaaagccctATGCGTGCGAACATTGTTCAAAGACGTTTACACAGTCTGGAAatttaaaaacgcatttaaaactccatactggtgagaaaccaTTTACTTGTAAGCATTGCTCCAAGGCATTTGCTAGAGCTGCTCACCTTAAAGAACATTATATTgttcatactggcgaaaaaccttATTCGTGTGAGCTATGTTTTAAGACCTTTTCTCTTCCCTCACATTTAAAAGCACATATGAAAGTCCACACTGGTGAGTATTCGTGTGAGCAATGCTCAAAGTCATTTTCAACCTCTTCGAAATTGCATACTCATATGAGAGTTCATACCGGGGAaagaccatattcttgtgatcatTGCTCAAAAACATTTTGTGCTTCTGCAGGCTTAAAAGCACATGTTAAAGTTCATACTGACAAAAAAGCATATTCTTGTGATCAATGCTCAAAGTCATTTTCTACATTTTCAAGCTTAAAGTCGCATGTACGAATTCATTCTGGCGAAAAACCCTATGTGTGTGAACATTGCTCAACGGCATTTTCAAATGCTCTAAGCctgaagttacatattgtatcgcACACTGGCGAAAAACGGTATTCGTGCGAATGCTGCTCAAAGGCATTTCCTACAGCATCAAGACTAAAAGAACACTTGGttgtccatactggcgaaaagccctATGCATGTGAATATTGTGAGAAGGCGTTTACTCAATCTGGAAATTTAAAGACGCATTTAAAACtccatactggtgagaaaccaCATATCTGTGAgtattgctcaaaggcattttccaaAGCTGCAAACTTAAAAGAACATTATATTGTCCATACTCGCAAAAAGCCCTATGCATGTGAACAAtgctcaaaatcattttttaaaccttCAGGTTTAAAGACCCATATGAAAGTCCATGCTGGTGAAAAACCACATTCGTGA